Proteins encoded by one window of Musa acuminata AAA Group cultivar baxijiao chromosome BXJ2-9, Cavendish_Baxijiao_AAA, whole genome shotgun sequence:
- the LOC108952007 gene encoding probable histidine kinase 5, with protein MASMSWRRVSFADGRQCKGGGRFRDMLLVLFVLCGVSCLIWLLWGLDDYGISERKVRVRDLWNESDQMLLDQHNLNKDQLQALALLISSLDQGRIYECMNKSVADEILSSSLFHALAELQSETGHFLDQQHWDVETISDKKESVQVTIQHHAIFLKALFNILCLVVGIVIFLVGFVLGRFSKSSDQFQQQKHYKPQNSKGSGKWSKKFLVIGVLLGLLVAIWIFVSMNADITERRKETLVNMCDERARMLQDQFNVSMNHVHSLAILVSTFHHGKQPSAIDQKIFAEYTARTSFERPLMSGVAYALRVLHSEREEFEKQHGWKIKKMETEYQSLVKDDYNPEKLDPSPVQDEYAPVIFSQETVSHIVSIDMMSGKEDRENILRARATGKGVLTSPFHLLKSNHLGVVLTFAVYNTNLPPNATAEERIKATVGYLGASFDVPSLVEKLLHQLASKQTVVVNLYDTTNVSAPIRMYGPDVAGAREIHISYVDFGDPTRKHEMHCRFKHKPPLPWSAITMSIGVAVIVLLIGHIFHAALNRIEEVEDDYRQMRELKGQAEAADIAKSQFLATVSHEIRTPMNGVLGMLQMLMDTDLDATQQDFAMTAQSSGKALITLINEVLDQAKIESGRLELEAVPFDLRDVLDNVLSLFSDKSQAKGIEMAVYVSEQVPEILIGDPGRFRQIITNLVGNSVKFTEMGHIFVSVDPVEEVKSAKNVLCETLSGFHVVDKQKIWENFTMFKSSTEGNDAINLMVTVEDTGVGIPQDAQSRIFTPFMQADSSTSRTYGGTGIGLSISKCLVDLMGGEIGFVSKPGIGSTFSFTAVFRQGCKNAGEIKRHYSDPTSSDFRGMRGLVADGRSIRARILKYHLQRLGIHIDIVTDQDSALCTILDPCSTSGRGRLDMVLVDKDAWGEGEGILFPHLLLDHRRNGTVMPQESPKMFLVATSLSPSEVRDLKSAGYVDSILKPLRLSMIAACLRKALGVGHKRQHLKRQLVPLKSLLSGKSILVVDDNAVNRKVAAGVLKKFGALVTSADSGKEAIRMLQPPHNFDACFMDVQMPEMDGFEATRQIRLMENRVNELIHSGDASMELYGNKTHWHVPILAMTADVIQATHEECLRCGMDDYVSKPFDERQLYSAVAHFFESDMVDGVS; from the exons ATGGCTAGCATGTCATGGAGACGGGTCTCTTTTGCTGACGGCAGGCAATGCAAGGGTGGTGGAAGGTTTAGAGACATGTTGCTGGTTCTGTTTGTTCTCTGTGGTGTTAGTTGCTTGATCTGGTTATTATGGGGATTGGACGACTATGGAATTTCCGAAAGGAAAGTCAGAGTTAGGGACTTGTGGAATGAGAGTGACCAGATGCTACTTGATCAACACAACCTTAACAAGGATCAGCTTCAGGCGTTGGCTTTGCTAATCTCTTCACTGGATCAG GGAAGAATCTATGAGTGCATGAACAAGTCTGTAGCTGATGAAATACTTAGCAGTAGCCTTTTTCATGCATTAGCAGAACTGCAATCAGAGACAGGTCATTTTCTAGATCAGCAACACTGG GACGTGGAAACTATTTCAGACAAGAAGGAATCTGTACAAGTCACAATACAGCATCATGCAATATTTTTGAAGGCACTGTTTAACATACTCTGTCTGGTGGTTGGAATagtcatctttttggtgggatttGTCCTTGGTAGATTTTCAAAGTCCTCAGATCAGTTTCAGCAGCAGAAGCATTACAAACCACAAAACTCTAAGGGTAGTGGCAAATGGAGTAAGAAATTCTTAGTTATAGGAGTCTTACTTGGGCTTTTAGTGGCCATATGGATATTTGTGAGCATGAATGCAGATATTACTGAAAGGAGGAAAGAGACTCTTGTTAACATGTGTGATGAGAGAGCTCGGATGCTGCAGGATCAGTTCAATGTGAGCATGAATCATGTGCATTCATTAGCCATTCTAGTCTCAACTTTTCACCATGGAAAGCAACCTTCTGCTATTGATCAG AAAATATTTGCTGAATACACAGCAAGAACATCATTTGAAAGGCCATTGATGAGCGGTGTTGCATATGCTTTGAGAGTATTACACTCGGAGAGGGAGGAGTTCGAGAAGCAGCATGGATGGAAGATAAAGAAGATGGAGACAGAGTACCAGTCCCTAGTTAAAGATGACTATAACCCTGAGAAGCTTGATCCCTCACCCGTTCAAGATGAATATGCTCCTGTTATATTCTCACAGGAAACAGTATCTCACATTGTATCCATTGATATGATGTCTGGCAAG GAAGACCGAGAGAACATATTACGAGCACGGGCTACTGGGAAAGGGGTCTTAACTTCTCCTTTTCATCTTTTAAAGTCCAATCACCTTGGCGTGGTGCTTACTTTCGCAGTGTATAACACTAACCTGCCTCCAAATGCCACGGCAGAAGAGCGCATTAAGGCTACTGTTGG ATATCTTGGTGCATCATTTGATGTCCCATCTTTGGTGGAAAAACTTCTTCATCAGCTTGCCAGCAAGCAAACCGTTGTTGTTAATTTGTATGACACAACAAATGTTTCTGCACCTATTAGGATGTATGGTCCAGATGTTGCTGGTGCTCGAGAGATTCATATTAGTTATGTTGATTTTGGGGATCCAACCCGGAAGCATGAAATGCATTGCAG ATTCAAGCACAAGCCTCCACTGCCTTGGTCAGCAATAACCATGTCAATAGGGGTTGCAGTAATTGTTCTGCTAATTGGACATATATTTCATGCGGCTTTGAACCGCATTGAGGAGGTAGAAGATGATTACCGTCAAATGAGAGAGCTGAAAGGCCAAGCAGAAGCTGCTGATATAGCAAAATCTCAG TTTCTGGCAACAGTTTCCCATGAAATAAGGACTCCAATGAATGGTGTCTTAG GTATGTTACAGATGTTGATGGACACAGATCTCGATGCAACCCAACAGGACTTTGCAATGACTGCTCAATCAAGTGGAAAGGCTCTAATAACTCTAATAAATGAGGTCCTCGATCAGGCTAAGATAGAGTCTGGCAGGCTTGAGCTAGAGGCTGTTCCCTTTGATCTCCGTGATGTTCTGGACAATGTGCTATCTCTTTTCTCTGATAAGTCACAAGCTAAAGGCATAGAG ATGGCAGTGTATGTATCTGAACAAGTTCCAGAGATTTTGATTGGAGACCCTGGAAGGTTCAGGCAGATCATCACAAATCTTGTTGGGAATTCGGTGAAG TTCACAGAGATGGGACATATATTTGTCTCAGTAGATCCAGTCGAAGAAGTTAAGAGTGCAAAGAATGTCCTGTGTGAGACATTGAGTGGGTTTCATGTGGTAGACAAACAAAAAATCTGGGAGAATTTCACAATGTTCAAATCTTCAACTGAAGGCAATGATGCAATCAATTTGATGGTGACTGTTGAAGACACTGGTGTTGGAATACCTCAAGATGCTCAGAGCCGTATTTTCACACCATTTATGCAAGCTGACAGTTCTACTTCAAGGACATATGGTGGGACTGGTATAGGCTTGAGCATTAGCAAATGCTTAGTGGACCTTATGGGAGGAGAAATAGGCTTTGTTAGCAAGCCTGGGATTGGCAGTACTTTTTCTTTCACTGCTGTGTTCAGGCAAGGATGCAAAAATGCAGGTGAAATAAAGAGGCATTACTCTGATCCAACTTCATCAGATTTCCGAGGTATGAGAGGACTGGTTGCTGATGGGAGAAGCATTCGTGCTAGAATCCTCAAGTATCATTTGCAAAGGTTGGGAATACACATTGATATTGTGACTGACCAAGATTCTGCACTTTGTACCATATTGGATCCATGCAGTACCAG TGGGAGAGGGCGTTTAGACATGGTACTTGTTGATAAAGATGCTTGGGGTGAGGGTGAGGGCATATTATTTCCACACCTTCTTTTAGATCACAGGCGAAATGGTAcagtgatgcctcaagaaagtccaaaaatgttTCTGGTAGCAACTTCCCTAAGCCCCTCAGAGGTTCGTGACCTGAAGTCGGCAGGATACGTTGATAGTATACTGAAGCCACTGCGCCTGAGTATGATTGCTGCTTGTCTTCGGAAAGCACTAGGTGTAGGGCATAAGAGGCAGCACTTGAAGAGGCAACTGGTACCACTTAAAAGTCTTCTCAGTGGAAAAAGCATCCTGGTTGTTGATGACAATGCAGTCAACCGTAAAGTTGCTGCTGGTGTTCTGAAGAAATTTGGTGCTTTAGTTACAAGTGCTGACAGTGGGAAGGAGGCTATTAGAATGCTACAACCTCCACACAATTTTGATGCTTGCTTTATGGATGTTCAAATGCCAGAGATGGATGG CTTTGAAGCCACAAGACAAATCCGTCTCATGGAAAATAGAGTCAATGAGCTCATTCACTCTGGAGATGCATCAATGGAATTGTATGGTAATAAAACACATTGGCATGTACCTATACTGGCCATGACAGCTGATGTAATTCAGGCAACACATGAAGAATGTCTACGATGTGGTATGGATGATTATGTCTCAAAGCCTTTCGATGAACGACAGCTCTACTCTGCTGTAGCACATTTCTTTGAGTCTGATATGGTAGATGGAGTTTCATAA